tattttaaggcgatttaaaaaagtacttttttactactttattaaaatatgtttttatataaatatttttgaaaaatatttcttaattacatatatttttcattaaaaaaatctttattcttactgtttgtttgtaaaaaagtacttttttactactttttttgattattcttaaaaagtactttttctactactactttcaaatggatttttttatatttgtgtcGTTTTCTATGCAATAATATATTGTACTttcttttagtacttttttatcttttttaaaagtacctacttttttagtactttttgtgattatttttaaaaagtactttttctactactattttaaaatggaatatttgtataaatttgtgTTGTTTCCTATAAAATGTTGTATTGTCTTACAATAAGTACtttcttttggtactttttttagtttttcttcaatatgttTCGATTATATTTGTCCTTCCTGATTGTCTCTATTTCCTTTGGGTTtagatttgtttttctttttagttctTATATTTTGAGTTGTAGGGctctttttaaaaagtactttttttacttctttctgTGAACgtttataaaaagtactttttctactactattttaaaatggatttttttgtataaatttgtgTTGTTTCCTATAAAACGTTATATTgtcttacaaaaagtactttcttttggtacttttttttagtttttcttcaatattttcctttatctctattttttctaacatttctGTGTTATTTTTACTGTGTCACTTGGGTTTGTTTGGTTTAGATTTACTTTCCTTTTTTGTATTAGTATTTTGAGTTTTAGAgatctttttaaaaagtacttttttactactttttgtgtttatttttcaaaagtactttttctactactattttaaaatggatttttttttaaatttttgtctatTTTGTCTATTCttacaaaaagtattttcttttggtacttttttttagtattttctttaatattttccgATTATGTTTGCCCTTTCCGACTATCTCTATTTCCTTTAACATTTCTGTGTTATTTTTACTGTGTCACTTGGGTTTATTTGGTTTagatttgttttcctttttagtACTTGTATTTTGAGTTTTAGggctttttttctattctttataCAAACACACAGGATGAGTGTTAAATAAGCAAAGGATGAGATTATGTTTTCCAGTTTACTGTTACATCGAAAAGGATACAGATTctcgtatttgttttttttttctaaaggaatTATGTTGGCTCTTTGCCAGTTTTTGTTAGGCTGGGattcatttcaattttgttataaacacAGAGTATGTGGTAATACATGTTTTGaggtttgttagttttttttttgtgcaattttAGGCGCAAAACTAAATCCCTTAAAAAACTCTAACTTTTATGAtcagattaaaagaaaacatatttggGTTTAgttaacaaaaacacaaaacgaAAATACTTTTTAAGGGCATCAagcttaaaaaatacaacaaatttaaacttaaaaatacaaaataattaatttaatttttttctcttttttccagTTTCCGCATCAATCGCATTGAATCGCCCATTTTGAAATATGATGGTGACTGTGGTGAATCCTTGACTATATACGATTCCGATCATGCTGATCCGGCACGCATTATCAAAACTTTCTGTGATACTTTTTCGCGGCCCATGGAAAAGGTGGACTTTGTTAGCACTAGTCCCTCGTTGTATGTTCAGTTTGAATCGAAAACCGGTTCTTATAGCGGCAGCTCTTTGTATTATTGGGCCCATTatgatttctttaataataccCGTTTTGGTGATCCAGTACCCAATACCTTATGCGATGAAGTTATGTATGCCTGGAAACATCCGGGCGGTAAGATACGTTCTCCCATGAACTCTTTAATCTTTAAGAGAACTGGTGGATCCGATGTACGCTgtcaatataaatttgttaccGATCGGCGACTTTATGCTAGAGCTGTTATAGAAGTCAACTCGGTTATGTTTAAGGAATTGCCCTATAATAACAATGCCTGCACTAGATGCCATGAGGAGAGGGTGGATAAACTGGTGATATGGGAGGAAAGGGAAaagtttcaaaataatttggcCTGTTTTTGTGACAATATTCCGCGACCAGTAAGAGTTATCTCCTCTGCGGATCAAATGAATTTGGAAATGATAGTACAAGGCCAACATGCCATTACATCTTACTTTAAGAATCCGAATCCTTTATTTGAAGCTTCCTATGAGTTTGCCCATGGTCCTCTATGTGGTCCTATTACTCTGGGACCTTCTCCCGATGGTGAGCTGGTATATCCTTTCAAAAAAGCTTTGGCTCTCGTTACAGGACCCATGGGTTCCCAGCCGGAGCATCATTATAGACGTGAGAAATGTATTTGGGAATTGAAAGTGGCCTCACAAAGAGATTTATGGCTGAATTTGGAAAAGGCTCGTTTTGGTGATCGCACCTGTGACAGTGCTAAGATAGAAGTGTATCTAGCCGGACGTCTGGAACCACGCTTTATTATATGTCCAGAGAATGTCTCCTTGGCAAGAGATTTACCCATTTTATCTACAGCCGATTTGGGTGCTTTGGGTGCCGATCAAGAGCCCTTACCCGTGCTCATACAATACACAGGTGATGGCCAGCCTGGCAAGAACATTTTCCGTCTGGTTTGGACTGAACTCTTTCATTTACCCCGCAATCCAGATGGTAGCCTAGCCGCCTCTCTACTACAAGATAATGAATGCAACTTTAAGTGTCCTGGCAATTCGCATATCTGTCTACCCCGCCACCTGGTGTGTGATGGCATACAAAATTGTCCCAATGTTTCGCATACCTCCTCGCTGGAGGATCTCACCCAACACATACAATGGAATCTAGAGCAATTTGATTTATGGCATGAACACAAAGACAAAGAACACTTAATGAATGCCATTCTAGATGATGAATCCTCTTTGATTTGTATAAAAGAATATACGCGTAAATTATCATATGGCGAACTTAGCTTCTTTGTTGCCATCTCAATGGcgataattgttttaattatattaattttacgaCTCATGTGTAGAAGTTCAAAACATAAGGAGGCTTCCATGAATTATTAATACAACTGGAATGAGAAGAAATATAGATAACTCATGCtaaaataaacgaatttgttgaacaatttctttaaaaacaaaagaacaaaagttatttagtaaatagtattattaaaggttttaatttctattttaatctaaacacaacaaaaaacaaacgaaacacAATATCTAGCTGCAAAATTTACcatagagaaaaatatatattattatacaaaaaaactggATCCCTTTTAGCTTAAATAGGTAttccaattttattaaacataattggaaacacacatttttaaaaatttcattaatattttaaagattttttaaaaatagttgtatttttcaataaaatatcataaatagtAAAATCACTTCATAACGAGATCAGTGCTaatgtcagttctagttctgttctaattcagatcacgttcagttctagttcacttccagttcagttctagttcagttctagttcagttctagttaagttctagttcagttctagttcagttctagttcagttctagttcagttctatttcagttctagttcagttctagttcagttctagttcagttctctttcaattctatttcagttctatttcagttctagttcagttctagttcagttctagttcagatctagatcagttctagtttagttctagttcagttattgttcaattctagttcagatctagttcagttctagttcagttccagttcagttcagttttacaTCAGTTcttgttcggttctagttcagttctagttcagttctagtttagttctcgtCCAGTattagttaaattctagttcagttcttgttgagttcttgttcagttcttgtacaGTTTTTGTTcacttcttgttcagttctagtttagtcctagATCAActttagttcagtcctagttcagttctagttcagttctagttcagttctagttcagttctagttcagttctagttcagttctagttcagttctagttcaattctagttcagttctagttcagttctagttcagttctagttcagttctagttcagttgtagttcagggctagttcagttctagttcagttctatttcagttctagttcagttctatttaagttctagttctgttctagttctgttttagttctgttctagttctgttctagttctagttctgttccagttcagttctagttctgttctagatctgttctagttctgttctagatctgttctagttctgttctagttctgttctagttctgttctagttctgttctagatctgttctagttctgttctagttctgttctagttctgttatagttcttttccagttctgttcttgttctgttttagttcagtttttttcttttcaatgtaTAAAGTTTGTATccaattatgtttaattaaaacaacaattatttttacCCTGTTTATTAAGTAATTAAAAGAAACTCTACACTGAAACAttttaagcaacaaaaacacaaaatagtAACTTTTTAAAAGTTAGATTTAGTATTTAGTTTACATATTATGAAACACTCAAGTAAAATGCTACATCCCTTAAACTTAAGTTCTCCCTTCtatatatttaactttaaattaaataattctaaatGTTTGggtaacaattaaaacaaaataaagacattaaatgaaaaaaaaaacaacaagtattTAAACCAAGTGAAttgtaaaacacaaaataaataaattataataaagtaaaaaaaaattattaaataacaaacaaaataatagtaaaaaaaataataaaaaagaagaaaatgccatattttttgcacaaaaaaaaaagtaaatgaacaaagaaaataaaaggaaaaaaataaaatattttaataaatagtttttatggaaaaataaattctaaaacccCTTAAGTAATAATTTGTGAAGAAACACTTTTTCTTCACACACAAAACACAGAAACAATACTGGTatgattgtaaaaaaaaacaacaaataaaaagctcttctatttaaagaagaatgacaaacaaaaaataaaataataaattaaaaataaatagtaatagATTGTATTGTAcacttagtttttaaaaaaaatgaagtaaaaaaagtttagCTAAGTATGTAAACATTATATTagtatattaaatgaaatattatgtatgtaaaatgtaaGATTATATGCATTtagagacaacaacaacaacaaaattaagtaTTGAATataaaagacaaacaaaaaatttaaaatgcaaaataaaaaaaattataaatacctgaaaatacataaaattgtctgtttttaatataattatctgaaagaaataaaataggtaagtaaaattttttaagagattTATCGTCGTATTGAAAAAGATATTAATTACTTATTTATAGATTGTTAAGCATTTTTATTCATACAAATTCTTATAATAAACCAtgaataactttattaagcgtCTATGAATACGGTGTTTAGACTTTTGAAAGAGatctatgaaaaacttttacgAAAAGCCAAATCAAAAAACCTACAATATGTTAATAGttaagtttaagttcagttctagttctagctcagttctagcttaGTCCAGTTcgagttcggttctagttccgattcagttcttgttcagttctagttcaattctagttcagttttagttcagttctagtacagttctagttcagttctggttcagttctagttcacttttagttcagttctagttcagttctagttcagttctagttaagttcttgtacagttctagttcagttctagttcagttctagttcagttctagatcacttctagtttagttctagtttagttctatttcagttctatttcagttctatttcagttctagttcagttctagttcagtactagttcggttctagttcagttcttgtttagttcaagttcagttctagtccagctctagttcagttctagttcagttctagttcagttctagttcagttctagttcagttctagttcagttctagttcagttctagttctagttcagttccagttcagtactagttcagttctaattcaggtctgattcagttcttgttcagttctagttcagttctatttaagttctagttaagttctagttcagttctagttaagtactagttcagttctagttcagttcttgtttagatcaagttctagttcagttctatatcagtaccagttcagttctagttcaggtctgattcagttctggttcagttctggttcagttctagttctagttcagttctagttaagttctagttaagtactagttcagttcttgtttagttcaagttcagttctggataagttcttgttcagttctagttcagttttagttcagttctagttcagttctggttcagttctagctcagttctagttcagttctagttcagttctagttcagttctagttcagttctagttcagttctagttcagttctagttcagttctagttcagttctatttcagttctagttcagttctagttcagttctggttcagttctagttcatttctagttcagttctagttca
The window above is part of the Lucilia cuprina isolate Lc7/37 chromosome 6, ASM2204524v1, whole genome shotgun sequence genome. Proteins encoded here:
- the LOC111688851 gene encoding uncharacterized protein LOC111688851; this encodes MLPLSLTTIMSTKKSTKSSLSSTTKTSNLWPLNQQQIQFNTTKHQQHSNINNNKKHATNTKSITKIATIASSKCMKNKRNITTAAVTAELAYKHNKHHHHQQHHSKLTTPYNNNIYSNNKNIFINNESSCSNNNNNINTFSSKNSRICCKNAIKRKQQRGNSWWLLSSPSSTSSVASSATSYSWIFCLWLWIAISSLAFVHCSPSPSSSIQQLQKRGGSSDITKDQCNKTVDIFEDVSSPEVTNQNVGRPLTCWYRFRTLKGAPRDFVLRLRFKKFKIGTLMNATHCEGGYLQVSIHPFSLFSSFRINRIESPILKYDGDCGESLTIYDSDHADPARIIKTFCDTFSRPMEKVDFVSTSPSLYVQFESKTGSYSGSSLYYWAHYDFFNNTRFGDPVPNTLCDEVMYAWKHPGGKIRSPMNSLIFKRTGGSDVRCQYKFVTDRRLYARAVIEVNSVMFKELPYNNNACTRCHEERVDKLVIWEEREKFQNNLACFCDNIPRPVRVISSADQMNLEMIVQGQHAITSYFKNPNPLFEASYEFAHGPLCGPITLGPSPDGELVYPFKKALALVTGPMGSQPEHHYRREKCIWELKVASQRDLWLNLEKARFGDRTCDSAKIEVYLAGRLEPRFIICPENVSLARDLPILSTADLGALGADQEPLPVLIQYTGDGQPGKNIFRLVWTELFHLPRNPDGSLAASLLQDNECNFKCPGNSHICLPRHLVCDGIQNCPNVSHTSSLEDLTQHIQWNLEQFDLWHEHKDKEHLMNAILDDESSLICIKEYTRKLSYGELSFFVAISMAIIVLIILILRLMCRSSKHKEASMNY